From Desulfovibrio legallii, one genomic window encodes:
- a CDS encoding DNA-binding domain-containing protein, with protein MATETYSTQAIAALLAVTDRAIQIRAKRESWQSLPRAGRGGGKLWIVSSMPAETVQAIRAALATQAALACAEAPLPAANPAARPAALAAVPDKKLDMARARHRIVLEWRACMERAKAEGGSAREASKAVVVAYNAGLLLPAWVHEAVPVVSEKTLYRWEKSVRDGDGFAALADRRGAWTRGGAKGAGQLGEAAETLFLKAYLHDRKPSVHLAWMATGAALEKQGLPAPSYSSVMRFFKRYDSLHHDVVVWMREGNKATTDNALPYMTRDSRILEPGDVLVADGHKMNFTVINPDTGKPCRMTLVGWLDWASGMFLSFEIMVSENTQAIASSLHRAILKLGKRPRAVYIDNGQAFKNKFFENKDADVEEFDGLYLRLGIHVQHSAPYQARTKVIERWWGDFDRQAAVLMDSYVGRDIADKPAHLRRNETWLARQQSGYVPTVADVQRLVMEYARWKAQQPHPTRPGSTPWDVFDAGRGPGFSEEEKTDLARQFLYRREVTPSRCRVRMLGLEYESDALYGVNKPLTAYYSYADMREIYLYDGQRFLGTARPVATVNPLAVVLGDDADMRRISEANKKAARLRKQTRDLAERISGAAGETLLELPYMRGVAQRRQPVVVQGTGHANGRDRIGPASTPQVSEAERRAIDGAVQAALERRKASAAPVYTLPAYFSSELEKYDVLFRLRHEDGMDLNAADAAFMASYEAGREYQTTTGRRYEQLLRLYDTPSKEQAG; from the coding sequence ATGGCTACCGAAACATACTCCACTCAAGCAATCGCTGCGCTGCTGGCAGTTACGGATCGAGCAATACAGATCCGCGCCAAACGCGAAAGCTGGCAATCTCTGCCCCGCGCGGGACGCGGCGGTGGCAAGCTGTGGATTGTGTCGTCCATGCCCGCCGAGACGGTGCAGGCCATCCGCGCGGCGCTGGCCACGCAGGCGGCGCTTGCGTGCGCGGAAGCGCCCCTGCCTGCCGCCAACCCGGCCGCCAGACCGGCGGCCCTTGCCGCCGTGCCGGACAAAAAACTGGACATGGCCCGCGCGCGGCATCGCATCGTGCTTGAGTGGCGCGCGTGCATGGAGCGCGCAAAGGCCGAAGGCGGTTCGGCCCGCGAAGCCTCAAAGGCCGTTGTGGTTGCCTACAACGCGGGCCTGCTGCTGCCCGCATGGGTACACGAAGCCGTACCCGTTGTGTCCGAAAAGACCCTCTACCGCTGGGAAAAATCCGTGCGCGACGGGGACGGCTTTGCCGCGCTGGCCGACAGGCGCGGCGCATGGACGCGGGGCGGGGCCAAGGGCGCGGGCCAACTGGGCGAAGCGGCGGAAACGCTGTTTCTCAAGGCCTATCTGCACGACCGCAAGCCCAGCGTGCATCTGGCCTGGATGGCCACGGGCGCGGCCCTTGAAAAGCAGGGGCTGCCCGCCCCCTCTTACAGTTCCGTCATGCGGTTTTTCAAGCGCTACGACAGCCTGCACCACGACGTGGTCGTCTGGATGCGCGAAGGGAACAAAGCGACCACGGACAACGCGCTGCCCTACATGACGCGCGACAGCCGCATTCTGGAGCCGGGCGACGTGCTGGTGGCGGACGGCCACAAGATGAATTTCACGGTCATCAATCCGGATACGGGCAAGCCCTGCCGCATGACGCTGGTGGGCTGGCTGGACTGGGCCAGCGGCATGTTTCTTTCCTTCGAAATCATGGTCAGCGAAAACACGCAGGCCATCGCCTCTTCTCTGCACCGGGCGATTCTCAAGCTCGGGAAGCGGCCGCGCGCCGTGTACATCGACAACGGGCAGGCCTTCAAAAACAAGTTTTTCGAGAACAAAGACGCGGACGTGGAAGAGTTTGACGGCCTGTACCTGCGCCTGGGCATCCATGTGCAGCACTCCGCGCCCTATCAGGCGCGCACCAAGGTGATTGAACGCTGGTGGGGCGATTTTGACCGGCAGGCCGCCGTGCTCATGGATTCGTACGTCGGGCGAGACATCGCCGACAAGCCCGCGCATCTGCGGCGCAACGAAACATGGCTGGCCCGGCAGCAAAGCGGCTATGTGCCCACGGTGGCCGATGTGCAGCGCCTGGTCATGGAATACGCCCGGTGGAAGGCCCAGCAGCCGCACCCGACACGCCCCGGCTCCACCCCCTGGGATGTCTTTGACGCCGGGCGCGGGCCGGGCTTCAGCGAAGAGGAAAAGACCGACCTGGCACGGCAGTTCCTGTACCGGCGCGAGGTCACGCCATCGCGCTGCCGGGTGCGCATGCTGGGGCTGGAATACGAGTCTGACGCGCTCTACGGCGTCAACAAACCGCTGACGGCCTACTACAGCTATGCGGACATGCGGGAAATCTACCTTTACGACGGCCAGCGGTTTCTGGGCACGGCGCGCCCGGTGGCAACGGTCAATCCCCTGGCCGTCGTGCTGGGCGACGACGCGGACATGCGGCGGATTTCCGAGGCCAACAAAAAGGCCGCCAGGCTGCGCAAGCAGACCCGTGATCTGGCCGAACGCATCTCGGGGGCGGCGGGCGAAACCCTGCTGGAACTGCCCTACATGCGGGGAGTGGCCCAACGCCGCCAGCCGGTAGTGGTTCAGGGCACGGGCCATGCCAACGGCCGCGATCGGATCGGGCCTGCGTCCACCCCCCAGGTCAGCGAGGCGGAGCGCCGCGCCATCGACGGAGCCGTGCAGGCGGCGCTTGAACGGCGCAAGGCGTCAGCCGCCCCCGTTTACACGCTGCCCGCCTATTTTTCCAGTGAACTTGAGAAATACGATGTCCTTTTCCGCCTGCGTCATGAGGACGGGATGGACCTGAATGCGGCGGATGCCGCCTTCATGGCCAGCTATGAGGCAGGCAGGGAATACCAGACCACCACGGGACGCCGCTACGAACAATTGCTGCGCCTGTATGACACCCCTTCAAAGGAGCAAGCGGGATGA
- a CDS encoding LexA family transcriptional regulator, with amino-acid sequence MENAKSFDARFARILEAAKAANDSDLARILGIHPSSVGAAKKRQQIPTGWIEKVAEDFGVSADWLFFGGKHGNSITPKCKIITPECDVELRLVPMAEARLSAGNGSLEVSGNHERSYAFRLDFLLRKGNPDAMVLMRVAGDSMQPEILDGDVVLLDQSKLDIIPGRIFAVGFDDSIYLKRIDKQPGKVILKSVNEAAYPPIELDMRGDMAEFFRVIGKVVWSGREYR; translated from the coding sequence ATGGAAAATGCGAAATCGTTTGACGCGCGTTTTGCGCGCATACTAGAGGCAGCTAAAGCCGCAAATGATTCGGATTTAGCAAGGATTCTCGGCATCCATCCATCTTCGGTCGGGGCCGCAAAAAAGCGGCAACAAATACCCACAGGATGGATAGAAAAGGTAGCTGAAGATTTTGGTGTCAGTGCAGACTGGCTTTTTTTTGGCGGTAAGCATGGAAACAGCATAACGCCAAAATGCAAAATTATAACGCCAGAATGCGACGTTGAACTGAGACTAGTTCCGATGGCGGAGGCTCGTTTATCGGCGGGCAATGGCAGCTTAGAAGTAAGTGGTAACCACGAACGGAGCTATGCCTTTCGTCTGGATTTCTTGCTGCGTAAGGGGAACCCGGATGCCATGGTGTTAATGCGCGTTGCGGGCGATAGCATGCAGCCAGAGATACTAGATGGCGATGTGGTGCTACTGGACCAAAGCAAGCTGGATATTATCCCTGGCCGGATTTTTGCTGTCGGTTTCGATGATTCTATTTACCTCAAGCGGATAGACAAACAGCCGGGTAAGGTGATTTTAAAGAGCGTTAACGAGGCTGCATATCCCCCTATTGAACTTGATATGCGCGGTGACATGGCGGAATTTTTCCGCGTAATAGGCAAGGTTGTCTGGAGCGGGCGCGAGTATCGCTGA
- a CDS encoding DNA-methyltransferase, with translation MKYLGGQIFEEDCMTAMSRLDDASVDMILCDLPYGTTQNKWDSVIQLDELWKQYKRIIKPKGVIALTSQGIFTARLIISNESWFRYKFVWVKSKSTNFLNARKQPLRQHEDICIFYGSQPNYRPVMSKGEPYDKGTRKAQYTGSYGDFKPVHVKSDGERYPTDTLYCKTAESESGGRVWHPTQKPVALGRYLIRMFTGEGDVVLDNAFGSGSFLVAAALEGRKFIGIEKNEEVHLFKEERIDYIQVAKNRLLEVKNLFKARQPLPPLFSALQPAARAGQPNRRGMVDVDAVILDSERRAV, from the coding sequence ATGAAATACCTCGGCGGACAAATTTTTGAAGAAGACTGCATGACAGCGATGTCTCGTTTAGATGATGCCTCTGTTGATATGATCCTTTGTGATTTGCCATATGGAACAACGCAGAATAAATGGGACAGTGTAATACAGCTTGATGAACTGTGGAAGCAATACAAAAGAATAATAAAGCCAAAAGGTGTTATTGCTTTAACATCACAGGGGATATTTACGGCACGTTTAATTATTAGCAATGAATCCTGGTTTCGATATAAATTTGTTTGGGTAAAAAGCAAGTCCACAAACTTCTTGAATGCTCGAAAGCAACCTCTCCGACAGCATGAAGATATTTGTATTTTTTATGGTAGCCAGCCGAACTATCGACCAGTGATGTCTAAGGGCGAGCCTTATGACAAAGGGACGCGCAAAGCACAGTACACTGGGAGTTACGGCGATTTTAAGCCTGTACATGTTAAGAGTGATGGAGAACGTTATCCGACTGACACTCTTTACTGTAAAACCGCTGAGAGTGAATCAGGCGGTAGAGTTTGGCATCCAACTCAAAAACCTGTTGCTTTAGGTCGATACCTCATCCGCATGTTTACAGGCGAAGGCGATGTTGTACTAGATAATGCCTTTGGAAGTGGAAGCTTCTTGGTGGCTGCTGCTCTAGAAGGACGCAAATTTATTGGAATTGAAAAGAATGAAGAGGTACACCTTTTTAAGGAAGAGCGAATTGATTATATACAGGTTGCAAAAAATAGATTACTTGAAGTAAAAAATTTATTTAAAGCAAGGCAACCACTTCCTCCTCTATTTTCAGCACTTCAACCTGCTGCCCGTGCGGGACAACCGAACAGGCGAGGCATGGTGGACGTGGATGCTGTAATCCTTGATAGCGAAAGGCGGGCTGTATGA